From Pedobacter cryoconitis, one genomic window encodes:
- the hscB gene encoding Fe-S protein assembly co-chaperone HscB: MDYFEFYKLPVSFNPDAQLVKQQFYALSKKYHPDFYINESAEKQEEVLELSTLNNKAYQVLSDPQKRLHYILELKGILAEGENYSLPQGFLMEMMDVNEALMELQFEPDTVKLEEIKKEIDSIADSMQQELDRLIVVFDTQNKDTEAITLAAIKDLYYRKKYLNRINDSLLKLG, encoded by the coding sequence ATGGACTATTTTGAGTTTTATAAGCTGCCTGTATCTTTTAATCCGGATGCACAGCTGGTGAAACAGCAGTTTTATGCGCTGAGTAAAAAGTATCATCCTGATTTTTATATCAATGAGTCTGCTGAAAAGCAAGAGGAGGTTTTAGAATTATCAACGCTGAACAACAAGGCTTACCAGGTATTAAGTGATCCGCAGAAGCGTCTTCATTATATCCTTGAATTAAAGGGGATACTGGCAGAAGGAGAGAATTATTCTCTTCCTCAGGGTTTCCTGATGGAAATGATGGATGTGAATGAAGCTTTGATGGAATTACAATTTGAACCGGATACGGTGAAGCTGGAAGAGATCAAAAAAGAGATTGATAGTATTGCTGATAGCATGCAACAGGAACTGGACAGACTGATCGTTGTATTTGATACGCAGAATAAGGACACTGAAGCGATTACTTTAGCAGCGATTAAGGATTTGTACTATAGAAAGAAATACTTGAACAGGATCAACGATAGCTTGCTTAAGCTGGGATAG
- the rseP gene encoding RIP metalloprotease RseP: MNGLIMVAQLLLGLSILVILHELGHFLAARAFGIKVEKFYLFFDAWGVKLFSIKRGDVEYGIGWLPLGGYVKIAGMIDESMDKEAMALPPQPWEFRSKPAWQRLIVMLAGIFVNIVVGIFIFWMLTFKFGETFIPNSSVKNGINPGSIGREIGLKQGDHVIAVNGKKVIRFDELTSSKVLLDNTNLTIVRDGKTLDIKVPDNLLNKVADLGLEEFISRTPLLSTVVDTVVAGRSAFKVGMKKGDRIVAVNGVPVKFDADIRRELKKEKNKKLIVEAYRGTEKLNFEVSTDSVGTIGMGFNPNEIKLETINYGFFEALPIGANQAWITFTDNGKGIWKVLTGKIKANKAFAGPVALAQKVYGGVWIWSHFWASTALISIALAFMNLLPIPALDGGHVVFLIVEMIKGKPVSDKFLEGAQMVGFVILLSLMVFVLGNDIFKAFIQ; this comes from the coding sequence ATGAACGGATTAATTATGGTTGCCCAATTGTTATTGGGATTATCAATATTAGTAATCTTGCACGAATTGGGACATTTTCTTGCGGCACGTGCCTTCGGTATTAAAGTTGAGAAATTCTATCTGTTTTTTGACGCATGGGGTGTAAAATTATTCAGTATCAAACGTGGAGATGTAGAGTATGGTATTGGCTGGCTGCCTTTAGGTGGTTATGTTAAAATTGCCGGAATGATTGATGAGTCTATGGATAAAGAAGCAATGGCCTTGCCTCCTCAGCCCTGGGAATTCAGATCTAAACCAGCATGGCAGCGTTTAATTGTTATGCTTGCAGGTATTTTTGTGAACATCGTTGTAGGTATCTTTATTTTCTGGATGCTTACGTTTAAATTCGGTGAGACTTTTATTCCAAACAGTTCTGTTAAAAACGGGATCAATCCCGGAAGTATCGGAAGAGAAATCGGTTTGAAACAAGGTGACCATGTGATTGCTGTAAACGGTAAAAAAGTGATCCGTTTTGATGAATTGACAAGCTCAAAAGTATTATTGGATAACACCAACCTGACTATTGTGCGTGATGGCAAAACTTTAGATATCAAAGTTCCTGATAACCTTTTAAACAAGGTTGCAGATCTTGGTCTGGAAGAATTCATCAGCCGTACACCATTGTTAAGCACTGTTGTAGATACAGTGGTTGCCGGTCGTTCTGCATTTAAAGTGGGTATGAAGAAAGGTGACCGTATTGTTGCTGTTAACGGAGTACCTGTAAAGTTTGATGCTGATATCCGCAGAGAACTGAAGAAAGAGAAAAATAAAAAATTGATTGTTGAAGCTTACCGTGGAACTGAGAAACTTAATTTTGAGGTGAGTACAGATAGTGTGGGTACTATCGGAATGGGCTTCAATCCAAATGAAATCAAATTGGAAACAATTAACTATGGTTTCTTTGAGGCTTTACCTATTGGTGCAAACCAGGCCTGGATTACTTTTACTGATAATGGTAAAGGGATCTGGAAAGTATTAACTGGTAAGATTAAAGCAAATAAAGCCTTTGCCGGCCCTGTTGCGTTAGCACAGAAGGTTTATGGCGGGGTTTGGATCTGGTCACATTTCTGGGCTTCTACAGCTTTAATTTCGATCGCTCTGGCATTTATGAACCTATTGCCAATACCAGCACTTGATGGCGGGCATGTCGTGTTCCTGATTGTGGAAATGATTAAAGGCAAGCCTGTAAGTGATAAGTTTTTAGAGGGTGCCCAGATGGTAGGTTTCGTAATCTTATTAAGTTTGATGGTCTTTGTGCTCGGTAACGATATTTTCAAAGCCTTTATTCAATAG
- a CDS encoding DUF3817 domain-containing protein: MSTLSLFRKVAVAEGISYIALIFIAMPLKYFANMPLAVKYTGWAHGVLFMFYLVMVIMCWMEYKWKIGKTILVFLASLLPFAPFYVDKKLKEEPVGQVKA, translated from the coding sequence ATGAGCACTTTATCCCTTTTTAGAAAAGTAGCAGTTGCTGAAGGTATTTCTTACATCGCACTGATTTTTATCGCTATGCCATTGAAGTACTTTGCGAACATGCCCTTGGCTGTAAAATATACTGGATGGGCGCACGGTGTATTGTTTATGTTTTATTTAGTAATGGTCATCATGTGCTGGATGGAGTATAAATGGAAAATTGGAAAGACGATTTTAGTGTTTTTAGCTTCATTATTGCCTTTTGCACCGTTTTATGTAGATAAAAAGTTAAAGGAAGAGCCTGTAGGTCAGGTTAAAGCATAA
- a CDS encoding GH3 auxin-responsive promoter family protein, with the protein MGLKAALSKPFAAFIVKGVTRWKKDAVAAQKETFHQLIDAAKDTAFGKDHQFSSIKNYEDFKKQVPVRDYEELRPYIDRVVAGEKDVMWKGKPAYFAKTSGTTSGAKYIPISKESMPEHLKAARNALLTYIHETGNADFVNGKMIFLQGSPVMTEKNGIKVGRLSGIVANLVPAYLQKNRLPSYQTNCIEDWEEKVDAIVKETFHQDMTLISGIPPWVQMYFDRLIEKSGGKQIKDIFKNFQLFVYGGVNYEPYRSKIETSIGRKIDSIETYPASEGFIAYQDSQQDKSLLLLAKAGMFYEFIPADEYYNDNPARLSLEEIELDKNYALILNTNAGLWGYSIGDTVKFVSKNPYKIFVTGRIKHFISAFGEHVIGEEVEQALLTVANEQGVGITEFTVAPQVNPGAGELPYHEWFIEFSKAPEDLIAFSKKVDKALQEKNIYYFDLIEGKILQPLVIRTLQKDAFVTYMRSEGKLGGQNKVPRLSNDRKIADSLINLINTI; encoded by the coding sequence ATGGGATTAAAAGCGGCATTAAGTAAACCGTTTGCGGCCTTTATTGTAAAAGGGGTAACTCGATGGAAAAAAGATGCGGTAGCTGCACAAAAGGAAACTTTCCATCAGCTGATCGATGCTGCTAAGGATACTGCTTTTGGCAAAGACCATCAATTCTCGTCCATTAAGAACTACGAAGATTTTAAAAAGCAGGTTCCTGTCAGGGATTACGAAGAGCTGCGGCCTTATATTGACCGGGTAGTAGCCGGGGAGAAAGATGTAATGTGGAAGGGGAAACCTGCTTATTTTGCAAAAACATCTGGTACAACTTCTGGTGCAAAGTACATTCCGATTTCCAAAGAATCGATGCCTGAACATTTAAAAGCAGCACGTAATGCTTTGCTGACTTATATCCATGAAACAGGCAATGCTGATTTTGTAAACGGTAAAATGATCTTTTTACAGGGAAGTCCTGTTATGACCGAGAAGAATGGTATCAAAGTAGGCCGTTTATCAGGTATTGTTGCAAACCTTGTACCTGCTTATTTACAAAAAAACAGGCTGCCCTCTTATCAAACCAATTGTATTGAAGATTGGGAAGAGAAAGTTGATGCGATAGTCAAAGAAACTTTTCATCAGGATATGACTTTGATTTCGGGGATACCACCCTGGGTACAGATGTATTTTGACCGGTTAATCGAAAAATCGGGCGGTAAACAGATCAAGGATATCTTTAAAAACTTCCAGCTGTTTGTTTACGGAGGGGTAAATTACGAACCTTACCGGTCGAAAATTGAAACCAGTATTGGCAGAAAGATTGATTCAATAGAAACTTATCCAGCTTCAGAAGGATTTATAGCCTATCAGGATAGTCAGCAGGATAAAAGTTTATTATTGCTGGCTAAAGCAGGGATGTTTTATGAATTTATTCCTGCGGATGAATACTATAATGATAATCCTGCCCGTTTGAGTCTGGAAGAAATAGAACTGGATAAAAACTATGCTTTGATATTGAATACGAATGCGGGACTTTGGGGTTACAGCATTGGTGATACTGTCAAGTTTGTCTCTAAAAACCCCTATAAGATTTTTGTGACCGGCAGGATTAAACACTTTATCTCAGCTTTTGGAGAACATGTGATCGGTGAAGAGGTGGAACAGGCCTTATTGACTGTGGCGAATGAGCAGGGTGTTGGAATTACAGAATTTACAGTTGCCCCTCAAGTGAACCCCGGAGCTGGTGAACTACCTTACCACGAATGGTTTATTGAGTTTTCCAAAGCTCCTGAAGACCTGATTGCTTTTAGTAAAAAAGTAGATAAGGCTTTACAAGAAAAAAATATTTACTACTTTGACCTTATTGAAGGCAAAATTTTGCAGCCGCTGGTTATTCGGACCTTACAAAAAGACGCATTTGTTACCTATATGCGATCAGAAGGTAAGCTGGGGGGGCAGAATAAAGTTCCCCGTCTGTCTAATGATAGAAAGATTGCAGACAGCCTGATTAATTTGATAAATACGATTTGA
- a CDS encoding 1-deoxy-D-xylulose-5-phosphate reductoisomerase encodes MKNIAILGSTGSVGTQALDVIRANPELYRVCALTANANAALLIQQAMEFKPQLVVIGDESQYAEVKNALSGQGMNILCGEDALCEAASLTAADFVLTAIMGSVGLRPTIAAIKAKKKIGLANKETLVVAGELITQLAAENGVTIIPVDSEHSAIFQCLVGEELNSIEKIYITASGGPFRGKDRDFVAKVKKEQALKHPNWVMGAKITIDSASLMNKGLEVIEAKWLFDLDISQIDVIVHPQSVVHSIVQFNDGSMKAQMGVPDMKLPIHYAMAYPKRIQSQFPRFNFMDYPELTFYKPDMDTFRNLQLAYTALEKGGNMPCIINAANEIVVEAFLNDRIGFLEMSDVIEQCMADLTFIQAPSLNNYLETDQHTRIFARQLVTKKHLAI; translated from the coding sequence TTGAAAAATATAGCTATACTGGGGTCCACTGGATCTGTAGGCACCCAAGCCCTTGACGTGATTCGTGCGAATCCTGAATTATACCGGGTTTGTGCATTGACGGCAAACGCAAATGCTGCCTTACTGATTCAGCAGGCAATGGAATTTAAGCCTCAATTGGTTGTTATTGGTGATGAAAGCCAATATGCGGAGGTGAAAAATGCACTTTCTGGTCAGGGAATGAACATTCTTTGCGGGGAAGATGCTTTATGCGAAGCGGCTTCTTTAACAGCTGCCGACTTTGTACTCACTGCAATTATGGGCTCTGTTGGTTTAAGGCCAACTATCGCAGCTATTAAAGCAAAGAAAAAGATTGGCCTGGCTAATAAGGAAACTTTAGTAGTTGCAGGAGAGTTGATTACGCAACTGGCTGCTGAAAATGGGGTAACCATTATTCCTGTAGACTCTGAACATTCTGCGATTTTCCAGTGCCTGGTAGGCGAGGAACTGAACTCGATTGAAAAAATATATATCACAGCTTCTGGCGGGCCTTTCAGAGGCAAAGACCGTGATTTTGTGGCTAAAGTCAAAAAAGAACAAGCTTTAAAACATCCAAACTGGGTGATGGGGGCGAAGATCACTATAGATTCTGCTTCCTTAATGAACAAAGGGCTTGAAGTGATTGAAGCTAAGTGGTTGTTCGATCTGGACATCAGTCAGATAGATGTTATTGTACACCCGCAATCTGTAGTACATTCTATCGTACAGTTTAACGATGGCTCAATGAAAGCACAGATGGGCGTACCAGATATGAAATTGCCTATTCATTATGCAATGGCCTATCCAAAGAGAATACAAAGCCAGTTTCCGCGTTTTAACTTCATGGATTATCCTGAGTTGACTTTTTACAAGCCTGATATGGATACTTTCCGTAACCTTCAGCTGGCTTATACTGCATTGGAAAAAGGTGGTAATATGCCATGTATCATCAATGCAGCTAATGAAATCGTGGTGGAGGCCTTTTTAAATGATCGTATCGGATTCCTCGAAATGAGCGACGTTATTGAGCAATGCATGGCTGATCTGACCTTTATTCAAGCACCCAGCCTGAATAATTATTTAGAAACTGATCAGCATACGCGTATATTTGCCCGTCAGTTAGTAACAAAAAAACATTTAGCGATCTAA
- a CDS encoding recombinase family protein encodes MTTAYLYVRVSTDEQKRKGYSLPEQEDHLLKYCEFNNIEVVDIYREDFSAKNFNRPEWKKLITTIKKNSGKTKNNILFIKWDRFSRNIEYAYEMIGILRNLNATAMAIDQPIDFTVPESTVMLAVYLSIPEAENTRRALNVSNGIRRAKMLGRCPNKAPLGFLNCTGLDGRKQIVPVQPTADIIKWAFKQLAKNSFKIETVRKMACTKGLKSSRSAFWKLIRNPMYCGLIPLTLKGQASELIKAVHQPLISESLFNEVQAIINTKRRTTSKSDGLNNFFFLKGFLICPVCERKLRGSFSRGSTKTYPYYHCSRGCKTRIKADIINNDYSEKLQELSLSNGATELLRLVLEDLNIRIQKTEYLQDRRLLIKQIEEQQLMLSKARKLFVQEKLKFDDFKELKTECQTICNNVGMELNNNTAKLKLLEKQFKEADRSLTNIFYSYSELDIIDKKHIVSLITPVIKDATKGTISIKFNKVLSSIFSFKRSPETFEELSSNNGMKNFTDRKVPVRRAIAIMAKNNIQINEDEAAVILDLLYRIAKTYNLYKINKSATLSKGRTKKNVVKTTPKRYFRP; translated from the coding sequence ATGACAACAGCTTATTTATATGTCCGTGTAAGCACAGACGAACAAAAAAGAAAAGGCTATTCTCTCCCTGAACAGGAGGATCATTTGTTAAAATATTGCGAGTTCAATAACATAGAGGTTGTGGATATTTATCGAGAAGACTTTTCAGCGAAGAACTTCAACCGCCCAGAATGGAAGAAATTAATAACAACAATCAAAAAGAACTCAGGAAAAACAAAAAATAATATTCTTTTCATAAAATGGGATCGGTTTAGCCGCAATATTGAATATGCCTATGAAATGATTGGCATACTTCGAAATCTTAATGCCACTGCAATGGCAATTGATCAACCCATAGATTTCACTGTTCCTGAAAGTACTGTAATGCTAGCCGTATATTTATCTATTCCTGAAGCTGAAAATACCAGGAGAGCGTTAAACGTATCAAATGGCATCCGAAGGGCGAAAATGCTTGGAAGATGTCCAAATAAGGCGCCATTGGGTTTTCTCAATTGTACGGGGTTAGATGGCAGGAAACAGATTGTACCTGTTCAACCTACAGCAGATATCATTAAATGGGCATTTAAACAACTTGCAAAAAATTCGTTTAAGATAGAAACTGTGAGAAAAATGGCTTGCACCAAAGGACTAAAATCTTCAAGATCAGCATTCTGGAAGCTTATACGAAATCCGATGTACTGTGGACTAATTCCTTTAACCTTAAAAGGGCAGGCATCCGAGTTGATAAAAGCGGTTCATCAACCTCTAATTTCGGAATCACTATTTAATGAAGTCCAAGCTATCATTAATACTAAGAGAAGAACCACAAGCAAATCAGATGGACTAAACAATTTTTTCTTCCTTAAAGGTTTTTTAATCTGTCCCGTTTGTGAAAGAAAACTCCGTGGCAGTTTTTCCCGAGGTTCAACAAAAACATATCCTTATTATCATTGTTCAAGGGGCTGTAAAACAAGAATAAAAGCAGACATAATAAATAATGACTATAGTGAGAAATTGCAAGAATTATCCCTTTCAAATGGAGCAACAGAATTACTTAGGCTTGTTTTAGAAGATCTAAACATTAGGATACAGAAGACCGAATACTTACAGGATAGGAGACTATTGATAAAGCAGATCGAAGAACAACAGTTGATGCTTTCAAAGGCCAGGAAATTATTTGTGCAAGAGAAGTTGAAATTTGATGACTTCAAGGAACTTAAAACAGAATGTCAGACAATTTGCAATAATGTCGGAATGGAATTAAACAATAATACTGCGAAACTAAAATTACTTGAGAAACAATTCAAAGAAGCAGATAGATCCCTCACTAATATCTTTTACAGTTATTCGGAACTAGACATAATCGACAAAAAACACATTGTCAGCCTAATTACACCAGTTATTAAAGATGCCACGAAAGGCACTATATCGATAAAATTCAACAAAGTTTTGTCAAGCATTTTTTCTTTCAAAAGATCTCCGGAAACATTTGAAGAGTTAAGTTCAAATAATGGAATGAAGAATTTTACAGACAGAAAAGTTCCAGTTAGAAGAGCGATTGCAATAATGGCAAAAAACAATATCCAGATAAACGAAGATGAAGCAGCAGTAATTTTAGACCTTCTATATCGTATCGCAAAAACCTATAATCTTTATAAGATTAACAAGAGCGCGACCTTAAGTAAAGGTCGAACCAAAAAAAACGTCGTAAAGACTACCCCAAAGCGATATTTTAGACCATAA
- a CDS encoding histone H1 — translation MEVDAVKLYKKNNTATDTYFRKGLQDLKVLATNVHKELTEHKNAKYYL, via the coding sequence ATCGAGGTTGATGCTGTTAAGTTGTACAAAAAGAATAATACCGCTACTGATACCTATTTTCGAAAGGGCCTACAGGACTTAAAAGTTCTCGCTACAAATGTCCACAAAGAATTAACAGAGCACAAGAATGCAAAATATTACCTATAG
- a CDS encoding glycosyltransferase family 2 protein, producing MDISVVIPLFNEDESLPELTAWIARVMSDNNFSYEILFVDDGSTDTSWQVIEELKKTYPAVKAIKFRRNYGKSAALNVAFEASQGDVIITMDADLQDSPDEIPELYRRLREEKFDIISGWKKKRYDPITKTIPTKLFNAATRKMSGIQLNDFNCGLKAYRSDVVKTIEVYGEMHRYIPVIAKWAGFKNIGEQVVEHRARKYGVTKFGFSRFINGFLDLLSIFFVGKFGKRPMHFFGSLGVLSFMVGTIMALWIIGEKLYHISMNLPIKREVTDQPGFYIALVAIIVGSQLFLTGFVAELVTRNAPERNDYLIEKEIL from the coding sequence ATGGACATATCTGTTGTCATTCCCCTGTTTAACGAAGACGAATCATTGCCCGAACTGACTGCCTGGATCGCCAGGGTAATGTCTGACAATAATTTTTCTTACGAAATCCTTTTTGTTGATGATGGCAGTACGGATACCTCATGGCAAGTAATTGAGGAATTGAAAAAGACTTATCCAGCTGTCAAAGCAATTAAGTTCAGACGTAACTATGGAAAATCTGCTGCACTGAATGTAGCTTTTGAAGCTTCACAGGGCGATGTGATTATTACCATGGATGCGGATTTGCAGGATAGTCCGGATGAGATCCCAGAATTATACCGCAGATTAAGGGAAGAGAAATTTGACATCATTTCCGGATGGAAAAAGAAACGTTACGACCCCATTACCAAAACTATTCCTACGAAATTATTCAATGCTGCAACCCGTAAAATGTCCGGCATACAGTTAAACGATTTCAACTGTGGCTTAAAGGCATACCGTTCTGATGTTGTGAAAACAATAGAGGTTTATGGTGAAATGCACCGTTATATCCCTGTAATTGCTAAATGGGCGGGATTCAAGAATATAGGAGAGCAGGTTGTAGAACACCGTGCACGTAAATACGGGGTAACCAAATTTGGTTTCAGCCGTTTTATCAATGGTTTCCTGGATCTGTTATCTATCTTTTTTGTTGGAAAATTTGGTAAAAGACCGATGCACTTTTTTGGTTCGCTGGGTGTACTGAGTTTTATGGTCGGTACAATTATGGCTTTATGGATTATCGGTGAGAAATTATATCACATCTCGATGAACCTGCCAATCAAAAGAGAAGTTACCGATCAACCTGGATTTTATATTGCGTTAGTAGCTATTATTGTAGGTTCACAACTCTTCCTTACTGGATTTGTCGCTGAACTGGTTACCCGTAATGCACCAGAACGCAATGACTATCTGATAGAAAAAGAAATACTTTAA
- a CDS encoding dihydroorotase, which translates to MNLLLTGVTVTDPNSKHNQKICDIRVVQGKIAEIERTLKPLENEQVINGQGAFLAPGFFDLNCSIGDPGFETKEDIQTATAAAQAGGFTGLAVLPHTKPVVHSKGEVEYIINKAKNNLVDVYPLGAISHDLEGKELAELFDMKNAGAIAFTDGNRPITDDGFMSRALQYCKGIDGLLIVYPENKAIAGKSQVNESKTSVLLGMKGMPALAEEMHISRDIFLATYHQAPVHITSISTAGSVALIKKAKKDGLQISCDVAAHHLVFTEELLNDFDSNYKIKPPLRGKADIKALLAGLKDGTIDAISSQHRPHEPEFKDVEFEIAAYGITALQTVLPLLVRAGLDAAQIVEKLAINPRKLLKLQVPVIAAGETANFVVFNPAEKWEYNSTTNLSKSRNTPLLNQTLTGKVQLVYNNNQFQVYG; encoded by the coding sequence ATGAACCTTCTCCTCACAGGCGTAACCGTTACCGATCCGAATAGCAAGCATAATCAGAAAATCTGTGATATTCGTGTGGTACAGGGAAAAATCGCTGAGATAGAGCGTACTTTAAAGCCATTGGAAAATGAGCAGGTGATCAATGGTCAGGGTGCTTTTCTGGCGCCAGGATTCTTTGACCTGAACTGTTCTATTGGAGATCCTGGTTTTGAAACCAAAGAAGATATTCAAACAGCAACCGCTGCGGCACAGGCAGGTGGATTTACTGGTCTGGCTGTTTTACCGCATACCAAACCTGTGGTACATTCAAAAGGCGAAGTAGAATATATTATCAATAAAGCTAAAAATAACCTGGTCGATGTTTATCCGCTGGGAGCGATCAGTCATGACCTGGAAGGAAAAGAACTGGCTGAGCTTTTTGATATGAAAAATGCAGGGGCAATAGCTTTTACGGACGGAAACAGACCAATCACAGATGACGGTTTTATGAGCCGCGCACTGCAATACTGCAAAGGAATTGATGGTTTATTGATCGTATACCCTGAAAATAAAGCAATCGCCGGTAAATCGCAGGTGAATGAAAGTAAAACCAGTGTATTACTTGGAATGAAAGGTATGCCTGCATTAGCAGAAGAAATGCATATTTCAAGGGATATTTTCCTGGCTACTTATCATCAGGCACCAGTGCACATCACGAGTATCTCTACTGCGGGTTCTGTAGCACTGATTAAAAAAGCGAAAAAAGATGGTTTACAGATCTCCTGTGATGTTGCTGCACATCATTTAGTTTTCACAGAAGAACTTTTAAACGATTTCGACAGCAATTATAAAATTAAACCACCATTACGTGGCAAAGCAGATATTAAAGCTTTACTGGCAGGACTAAAGGACGGGACTATTGATGCCATCTCTTCACAACACCGCCCGCATGAGCCAGAGTTTAAAGATGTGGAGTTTGAGATTGCGGCTTACGGAATCACAGCTTTACAAACAGTATTGCCTTTATTGGTGAGGGCCGGACTGGATGCAGCTCAGATCGTAGAGAAACTTGCCATTAACCCCCGTAAATTACTTAAACTGCAAGTCCCTGTAATTGCGGCTGGTGAAACTGCGAATTTCGTAGTGTTCAACCCCGCAGAAAAATGGGAATACAATAGCACCACTAACCTTTCGAAGTCAAGAAATACCCCTTTATTAAATCAAACCCTGACCGGGAAAGTTCAACTCGTTTATAACAACAATCAATTTCAAGTATATGGATAG
- a CDS encoding DUF4199 domain-containing protein, producing the protein MEQQLREIEIKPNKIAFQTAIVFSLYTLALVFIFKLLNIDTQDEHISVPTRIISMICSYVPYILAILYAQTKYRTALGGYMSFGKAFSAGFKVAAYSGLFIALLFVLYYKVLDTSALNHSVDVALEKAGDDPKAIKGVEMMRPYLAIFIGFGAAITYTLFGLILSLIGAAVLKKDNPAV; encoded by the coding sequence ATGGAACAACAATTAAGAGAAATAGAGATTAAACCGAATAAAATTGCTTTTCAGACGGCTATTGTTTTCTCACTTTACACATTAGCGTTAGTATTTATATTCAAATTATTGAATATTGATACACAGGATGAGCATATCAGTGTACCTACACGGATTATCAGTATGATCTGTAGCTATGTGCCTTATATACTGGCAATTTTGTATGCACAAACTAAATACAGAACTGCGCTTGGCGGTTATATGAGTTTTGGCAAAGCATTCTCTGCCGGATTCAAAGTGGCAGCTTATTCGGGTTTATTTATAGCTCTGTTGTTTGTCTTATATTATAAAGTATTGGATACTTCAGCTTTAAATCATTCTGTTGATGTCGCTCTTGAAAAAGCTGGTGACGATCCTAAAGCAATAAAGGGAGTAGAAATGATGAGACCTTATCTTGCTATATTTATAGGATTTGGTGCTGCCATTACTTATACCCTTTTTGGCTTGATATTAAGCCTTATTGGTGCTGCGGTATTGAAAAAAGATAACCCCGCTGTTTAG
- a CDS encoding glycosyltransferase — MFFSIIIPLYNRPQEIDELLATLCLQTYMQFEVVVIEDGSSLTAKEIVNRYADKLDIKYFFKPNEGQGFARNYGFERAKGDYFIIFDSDCLIPHDYLETVKDYLYDHHLDAYGGPDAAHDSFTPVQKAISYGMTSVFTTGGIRGNKKHVGQFHPRSFNMGVSREVWEKVGGFKLTRLGEDIEYSIRIHQHGFKIGLIPGAKVFHKRRTSMFQFYKQIHFFGRARINIYKHFPAELKLVHFFPAVFTLGVIAVLLLNIFYPPLAYLGNIFLLVYFMLIFFHSLLLNKSLKVAFLSIISSFIQLTAYGLGFIQDFFKRIVLKKQ, encoded by the coding sequence ATGTTTTTTTCGATCATTATCCCTTTATATAACCGGCCACAGGAGATAGACGAACTGCTGGCCACACTTTGCCTGCAAACTTATATGCAATTCGAAGTGGTAGTGATTGAAGACGGATCTTCGCTCACTGCAAAGGAAATTGTAAACAGGTACGCGGATAAACTGGATATTAAATACTTCTTCAAGCCAAATGAAGGACAGGGTTTTGCCCGGAATTATGGTTTTGAAAGAGCAAAAGGCGATTATTTCATCATTTTTGATTCAGATTGCCTTATTCCGCATGACTACCTGGAGACCGTAAAAGACTATTTATATGACCATCATCTGGATGCTTATGGTGGCCCGGATGCGGCACATGATAGTTTTACCCCGGTACAAAAAGCAATCAGTTATGGAATGACTTCAGTTTTTACTACTGGCGGAATCCGGGGAAACAAAAAACATGTAGGCCAATTCCATCCAAGGAGCTTTAATATGGGGGTTTCCAGAGAAGTATGGGAGAAAGTTGGTGGATTTAAGCTGACCAGGCTCGGAGAGGATATTGAATACAGTATCCGTATCCATCAGCATGGATTTAAGATTGGTCTGATTCCCGGAGCTAAGGTTTTTCATAAAAGAAGAACAAGTATGTTCCAGTTTTATAAACAAATTCACTTTTTTGGCCGTGCAAGGATCAATATCTATAAACATTTTCCTGCTGAGCTGAAATTGGTACATTTTTTTCCGGCAGTATTCACTTTAGGCGTCATTGCTGTTTTATTACTGAACATTTTTTATCCGCCTCTGGCTTATTTGGGGAATATATTTCTTCTGGTATACTTTATGCTGATATTTTTTCATTCCCTGTTGCTAAATAAATCGTTGAAAGTTGCATTTTTGAGTATTATTTCCTCATTCATACAATTGACAGCTTATGGATTAGGATTTATACAAGATTTTTTCAAAAGAATAGTACTTAAAAAACAATGA